In Geobacter anodireducens, a genomic segment contains:
- a CDS encoding cell division protein ZapA gives MSDKQSHRIKVLGRELTVKSPSSAEHVREVEGLVNRKLAEARAQVPVGDPQVPVILALMNLAETSLSLARELEEQRHAGSDKLRRLMRRIEDALL, from the coding sequence GTGTCCGACAAGCAGTCCCACCGCATCAAGGTTCTCGGGCGCGAGTTGACCGTCAAAAGTCCCTCCTCGGCGGAGCACGTGAGAGAGGTCGAAGGCCTTGTGAACCGCAAACTTGCGGAAGCACGGGCACAGGTGCCGGTGGGGGACCCCCAGGTTCCGGTGATTCTGGCGCTCATGAATCTGGCCGAGACGTCTCTTTCCCTTGCCAGGGAGCTTGAAGAGCAGCGCCATGCCGGCAGCGACAAGCTTCGGCGGTTGATGCGGCGTATCGAAGATGCCCTTCTGTGA
- a CDS encoding cell division protein ZapB: MDTELFSDLERRLDMLLERYGALKRENEQLRADNARLQQEREGVKTRIDGILRKLEGI; the protein is encoded by the coding sequence CGGACCTGGAACGGCGTCTTGACATGCTTCTCGAACGCTACGGCGCCCTGAAGCGGGAAAACGAACAGCTTCGAGCGGACAATGCGAGGCTTCAGCAGGAGCGCGAGGGGGTCAAGACCCGAATTGACGGTATCCTGCGGAAACTCGAAGGTATCTAG